One region of Ictalurus furcatus strain D&B chromosome 17, Billie_1.0, whole genome shotgun sequence genomic DNA includes:
- the spartb gene encoding spartin b isoform X2, with product MEKSNQDRFNRARLQVINDSYERAFECITKALSVDEAGRKTEALELYCRGRQHLLRGLSVPTQGDECVGTQWDSARQMQQKMQETLNNIMSRLTALENILVPSAPPSAPSRPGNGASSQNLYPTLPMRSPPPTVLFSNSQPAGTERPPAYSPQAADGHVSISYGTAAGELSLVRDEFYSHTSSSSTSSQILGEEGEELFFLPNGVQIFFVSPDGHVSAPSYPGYLRIVKFTNDRSETLPTRPPAFLQVCDWLYPLMATDSPVLLCSTGVYMFPDLMAPSPGYYVGVVLSSELPQSERVLFQDVLSHLTDLRVQPSGEAEDTINLPQKVPIEPVVPEVAPSAEEENALPEWSEKVAHGILTGASWLSWGLAKGAEYTGKAIQKGASKLREHITPDDRPTQVSPTVTKSLHVAKQATGGAVKVSQFLVDGLCTIAGHVGRELAPHVKKHSAKLIPESMKKDKDGRSNIDGAMVVAASGVQGFATMWTGLETAAKNITKSVATETVTTVKHKFRGLANISDPPNEKK from the exons ATGGAGAAATCGAATCAGGATCGCTTCAACAGAGCCAGACTGCAGGTGATCAATGACAGCTATGAACGGGCGTTCGAGTGCATTACCAAGGCTCTTTCTGTGGACGAGGCGGGGCGCAAGACAGAGGCTTTGGAGCTTTACTGTCGGGGACGTCAGCACCTTCTCAGAGGGCTCAGCGTGCCCACGCAGGGAGACGAGTGCGTGGGCACTCAGTGGGATTCTGCACGGCAGATGCAGCAGAAGATGCAGGAGACTCTGAACAACATCATGTCTCGGTTAACAGCCCTGGAGAACATCCTGGTTCCTTCagctcctccttctgctccgaGCAGACCAGGCAACGGGGCGTCTTCTCAGAACCTCTACCCTACACTCCCAATGAGATCACCACCACCCACGGTCCTGTTCTCCAACAGCCAACCTGCAGGCACCGAACGACCACCTGCGTACTCCCCGCAAGCCGCCGATGGACACGTCAGTATTTCATATGGAACAGCTGCAGGAGAGCTGTCTTTAGTCAGGGATGAGTTCTACAGCCACACGTCCAGCTCGAGCACCTCGTCACAGATCCTGGGGGAAGAAGGAGAGGAGCTGTTTTTCCTGCCCAACGGCGTCCAGATCTTTTTCGTCAGCCCTGATGGACACGTGAGCGCACCCTCTTACCCAGGATACCTGCGCATCGTGAAGTTCACCAACGACCGTTCGGAGACGCTGCCCACCAGGCCACCTGCCTTCCTACAA GTGTGTGACTGGCTTTATCCCCTCATGGCCACTGACTCTCCAGTCCTGCTCTGTAGCACAGGAGTCTACATGTTCCCTGATTTGATGGCTCCCTCTCCAGGCTACTACGTCGGCGTGGTGCTGTCCTCTGAACTGCCCCAGTCAGAGCGTGTCCTCTTCCAGGACGTCCTGTCTCACCTGACGGACCTGAGAGTCCAG CCGTCTGGGGAAGCAGAAGACACTATTAACCTGCCTCAGAAGGTGCCCATAGAGCCAGTGGTGCCTGAGGTGGCGCCCTCTGCTGAGGAGGAGAACGCACTTCCAGAGTGGAGCGAGAAAGTGGCTCATGGGATTCTTACAG GAGCTTCCTGGCTGAGCTGGGGATTAGCGAAGGGGGCGGAGTACACCGGGAAGGCCATCCAAAAAGGAGCATCCAAACTGAGGGAACACATCACCCCCGATGACAGGCCAACCCAAGTCAGCCCTACGGTCACTAAAAGCCTCCACGTAGCCAAGCAAGCCACAGGAGGAGCTGTGAAAGTCAGCCAGTTTCTGG TGGATGGGCTGTGCACCATCGCTGGTCATGTGGGCAGAGAGTTAGCCCCTCACGTAAAGAAACACAGCGCTAAACTGATCCCAGAGTCCATGAAGAAAGACAAGGACGGACGATCCAATATAGACGGGGCCATGGTCGTAGCTGCAAGTGGAGTTCAAG